One stretch of Streptomyces sp. MMBL 11-1 DNA includes these proteins:
- a CDS encoding nucleoside phosphorylase, which yields MNGFPLHPAKHALPVVPDPAEHAAYVRTTDPDADLSMLDGVVLLYQGRLLEHALRTHRTRPRPGWVRGGLHLVEDQGRRFALCGGFGLGAPAAGLVVEQLAALGTRRVITVGTAASLQQGLGPGALVVGTSALRDEGLSHHYLPPGRTASPSPALTQHLTEALASYDLPVTRGPIWTTDAPYRETTAEVTRYGAEGILAADMEAAAVFAVGRCRTVAVATVLAIADSLVARRPRQHSPDTEHALHTALAAAAQALHTSTASSPTVGEH from the coding sequence GTGAACGGCTTCCCCCTCCACCCGGCCAAGCACGCCCTGCCCGTCGTACCCGACCCGGCCGAGCACGCCGCGTACGTCCGGACCACCGACCCGGATGCGGACCTCTCCATGCTCGACGGGGTGGTCCTCCTCTACCAGGGGCGGCTGCTGGAGCACGCTTTGCGCACGCACCGCACCCGCCCTCGCCCGGGGTGGGTGCGCGGCGGCCTGCACTTGGTCGAGGACCAGGGCCGCAGATTCGCCCTGTGCGGCGGCTTCGGCCTCGGCGCCCCGGCCGCCGGCCTCGTCGTCGAGCAGCTGGCCGCGCTCGGTACCCGGCGGGTCATCACCGTCGGCACCGCCGCCTCCCTCCAGCAGGGCCTCGGCCCCGGGGCCCTGGTCGTGGGTACGAGCGCGCTGCGCGACGAAGGGCTCTCCCACCACTATCTCCCGCCCGGCCGGACGGCCTCACCCTCGCCCGCCCTCACCCAGCACCTGACCGAAGCGCTGGCCTCGTACGACTTACCGGTCACGCGCGGGCCGATCTGGACCACGGACGCCCCGTACCGTGAGACGACGGCAGAAGTCACCCGGTACGGAGCCGAAGGCATCCTCGCCGCCGACATGGAAGCGGCCGCGGTCTTCGCCGTGGGCCGCTGCCGTACGGTCGCCGTCGCCACCGTCCTCGCCATCGCGGACTCCCTCGTCGCCCGCCGCCCACGCCAGCACTCGCCGGACACCGAGCACGCACTCCACACGGCGCTTGCCGCAGCGGCGCAAGCGCTCCACACCTCGACGGCGTCATCGCCGACCGTCGGCGAACACTAG
- a CDS encoding glycosyltransferase family 2 protein: MSTGASRPTVGAVVLTMNDRPEEFPRAMASLLAQEGIDLDVVVVGNGCEPEQIPAGVRTVTLPENVGIPEGRNVGADNVKGDYLFFFDNDAHLPDTDTLARLIAELHRDPQLAYVQPRISDPATGETLRRWVPRLRASDPTRPGIVTVMAEGVVMVRRDAYERAGGWPGDFFLFHEGVELAWRLWNLGCTGRYLPDIVVHHPATNPARHETFYRLNARNRVWVARRNLPRLLVPFNLATWCLITLWRIRDRQALRVTLAGFREGLAGGQGPRQPMSWRTVLRLTTAGRPPVF, encoded by the coding sequence GTGAGCACCGGCGCCTCGCGTCCCACGGTCGGCGCGGTCGTCCTGACCATGAACGACCGGCCCGAGGAGTTCCCCCGGGCCATGGCCTCGCTCCTCGCGCAGGAAGGCATCGACCTCGACGTGGTCGTGGTCGGCAACGGCTGCGAACCTGAACAGATCCCCGCAGGCGTCCGCACGGTCACGTTGCCCGAGAACGTCGGCATCCCCGAAGGCCGCAACGTAGGGGCCGACAACGTCAAGGGCGATTACCTCTTCTTCTTCGACAACGACGCCCACCTGCCCGACACCGACACCCTCGCCCGGCTCATCGCCGAACTGCACCGCGACCCCCAGCTCGCGTACGTACAGCCGCGCATCAGCGATCCGGCGACCGGTGAGACTCTCCGCCGCTGGGTACCCCGCCTCCGGGCCTCGGACCCCACCCGGCCCGGCATCGTCACCGTCATGGCCGAGGGCGTCGTCATGGTCCGCCGCGACGCCTACGAGCGGGCTGGAGGCTGGCCCGGTGACTTCTTCCTCTTCCACGAAGGCGTCGAACTGGCCTGGCGGCTGTGGAACCTGGGCTGCACCGGCCGGTACCTGCCCGACATCGTCGTCCACCACCCCGCCACCAACCCGGCCCGGCACGAGACTTTCTACCGGCTCAACGCCCGCAACCGCGTCTGGGTCGCCCGCCGCAACCTGCCCCGCCTCCTCGTCCCCTTCAACCTCGCCACCTGGTGCCTGATCACTCTGTGGCGCATCCGCGACCGCCAGGCACTCCGCGTTACGCTCGCAGGCTTCCGTGAAGGGCTCGCCGGTGGGCAGGGCCCGAGGCAGCCCATGTCCTGGCGAACCGTGCTCCGGCTCACGACGGCCGGGCGACCGCCTGTCTTCTGA